In the Pogona vitticeps strain Pit_001003342236 chromosome 2, PviZW2.1, whole genome shotgun sequence genome, ggatctgaaggatgcttactttcacGTGACGATCCACGAGTCCCACAGGAAGTACCTTCGCTTGATATTCAAGGACACTGTTTACCAATTCGTGGCTCTccccttcggcctttccacagctcctcggaccttcaccaagtgtatggctccggtggcagcttaTCTTCGTCTGCAAGGGATCCAGATCTACCCttatatcgacgattggctgattgTGTCCACGTCCGAGCAGCAGGCACATCGAGACACTCAACAAGTTCTACACACACTTCGGGCTTTGGGCCTATCCATCAATCACGAGAAGTCACATTTGCACCCCTCTCAGGTGATGGATTATATAGGCGCCAGACTGGATGCGGTACAAGCTCGCATGTTCACACTTCCAGAACGCATCAAGAAAATAAGGAGAGCAGTCCTGAAGTTCACATCACGCAGGACAGTTTCGGCAAAACTAGCACAACATCTGTTGGGACTCATGGCCTCAACAACGGCCACTCTGCCCCATGCGAGGCTCAAAATGCGTTCTCTCCAGTCGTGGCTACTAGCCTTGTTCAATCCGGCAATAGACAGTCAACACAAGCGCCTCAGGGTCACCCCAGAACTTGCGGCCCAACTCCAGTGGTGGTTGTTTCATCCGCACCTGTCGATCGGCAGACCCTTTCGCCCCCTGCAACTTACCATACAAGTGACAACGGACGCCAGCCCAGTGGGATGGGGGGCACATTGTTTACAACACCAGGTTCATGCTCTGTGGCCACCCCAAGAAGCATCTCTACATATCAACCATCTGGAGATGCTCGCAGTAATAAAGGCGTTCAgagcctttctccctctcttacaAGGCAAAGCTGTGCAGGTTGTGACGGACAATACCACCACGATGTATTAcctgaacaagcaagggggcacaagGTCGAAGTCCCTTCTGTTTCTGGCAGTAcacttctgggaatggtgctaccagagGCACATATTCCCAGTAGCCATCCATGTTGCCACATCAGACAATCAGTTggcagacgagctcagtcgccgtcCTTTTCAATCTCACGAATGGCAGCTGGACCAGACGGTCTTCAACGCCCTTTGTCAGCGATGGGGTCCTCCACTGGTGGACATGTTTGCCACACAACACAACAGGAAGTGTCCACAATATGCTTCTCGGGCCGGCAGGGGAAAAGACTCCCTAGGGGATGCTTTTATGATACCCTGGGACAGAGACCCCATCTACCTTTACCCTCCTCTTCCACTCCTGCAGAGGGTCATAGTCAGACTGTCGCAGACGAGGGCAGAGGCCATCCtgattgccccttggtggccgcgTCGACCTTGGTTTTCCACGCTGTTTCAAATGTCAGTGGACAGAGTAGCACTACCATCACTTCCCACCTTACTCACTCAGAGCGGAGGGAATGTCCTTCACCCGGAACCGGAGACACTCCACTTAACAGCGTGGAGGATTTTCCAGCGTTGACAGAGGTCATTGACAAGGCACGGAAACCTGCAACCAAGTTGCTTTATGGTTACAAGTGGAGGAACTTTCTTCGCTTTGCTAAGGAACGTGGCTTGCAGTCTTCCCCTGTTTCCTTATCATCTCTTCTGCTGTATCTGAGACATCTCTTTGATCTAGGTCTGTCTCTGTCAACACTAAAGGTTTATACGGCGGCTATTGTAGCGTTTCAACCGTCTGGTTCGGAGTCATCCCGGTGGTTCTCTCACCCAACCTTCAAGGCCTTCCTCAAAGGACTTTCCAATATGAGACCCCCGGCTAAGAAACCAGTGCCTCAGTGGTCTCTGCAGACTGTCTTGCATTGTTTGACCAGGCATCCTTTCGAGCCTATGGCTTCTTGTGACTTGAAGTTTTTATCCTTCAAGACTCTAtttttggtggccattacttCGGCCAGGAGGGCAAGCGAGTTAGCTGCCCTCCGCGCTGACCCCCCTTATTTGCAATTCTTTAAAGATAAGGTTGTTCTCCATCCAGACGTTACGTTTTTGCCCAAAGTCGTTTCAGATTTCCACGTTAACCAACCTTTGATTTTACCGACCCTTTTTCCTAACGCTGTTACGgaagttgagcgcatgctccattctttGGATGTTCGTAGGGCCCTGGCCTATTATGTTACCAGGTCTAAAGACTTCAGACAGACCCACagactgtttctttgcttttatggGCCCCGTAAAGGTTCTccagcttcctcctcttccctctccaggtggctagtctctactatttctctggcatatgaactgctg is a window encoding:
- the LOC144586357 gene encoding uncharacterized protein LOC144586357 → MGQAYILRPHPRRRDSHSTSEAGYSESALQRRPERVLLPVLHCTQKGRRSSTHTGLEGSQHLSRCSEVQDGHSGRHHSPAKGRRLVCGGGSEGCLLSRDDPRVPQEVPSLDIQGHCLPIRGSPLRPFHSSSDLHQVYGSGGSLSSSARDPDLPLYRRLADCVHVRAAGTSRHSTSSTHTSGFGPIHQSREVTFAPLSGDGLYRRQTGCGTSSHVHTSRTHQENKESSPEVHITQDSFGKTSTTSVGTHGLNNGHSAPCEAQNAFSPVVATSLVQSGNRQSTQAPQGHPRTCGPTPVVVVSSAPVDRQTLSPPATYHTSDNGRQPSGMGGTLFTTPGSCSVATPRSISTYQPSGDARSNKGVQSLSPSLTRQSCAGCDGQYHHDVLPEQARGHKVEVPSVSGSTLLGMVLPEAHIPSSHPCCHIRQSVGRRAQSPSFSISRMAAGPDGLQRPLSAMGSSTGGHVCHTTQQEVSTICFSGRQGKRLPRGCFYDTLGQRPHLPLPSSSTPAEGHSQTVADEGRGHPDCPLVAASTLVFHAVSNVSGQSSTTITSHLTHSERRECPSPGTGDTPLNSVEDFPALTEVIDKARKPATKLLYGYKWRNFLRFAKERGLQSSPVSLSSLLLYLRHLFDLGLSLSTLKVYTAAIVAFQPSGSESSRWFSHPTFKAFLKGLSNMRPPAKKPVPQWSLQTVLHCLTRHPFEPMASCDLKFLSFKTLFLVAITSARRASELAALRADPPYLQFFKDKVVLHPDVTFLPKVVSDFHVNQPLILPTLFPNAVTEVERMLHSLDVRRALAYYVTRSKDFRQTHRLFLCFYGPRKGSPASSSSLSRWLVSTISLAYELLQKPVPDGLKAHSTRAMATSTALLRGIDIQEICRSATWSNASTFVTHYKLDLRAKAETKFGRAVLTSLLQ